Proteins from a genomic interval of Rhodococcoides fascians A25f:
- a CDS encoding RsmB/NOP family class I SAM-dependent RNA methyltransferase, which translates to MTEPDRPRKRESGQPRKFVKKSPGARGPKGNRPPQGAGPRGVDAIDPARRAARDVLKAVRERDAYANLVLPGLLRERKLDSRDAALATELAYGASRARGVLDAVIAHAAGRLAAEIDGPLLDILRLGSYQLLRTRVAPHAAVATSVDLARSEFGTGKAGFVNAVLRRVSERTAAQWVDELAPPAASDPVGHLAFEYAHPKWIAQAFADALGADAGELAAVLEADDARPSVHLVARPGEISAEELALVTGGEEGPYSPYAVHLDGGDPGKLDAVRDGLAGVQDEGSQLVGRALTLAPLVGADGGRWLDLCAGPGGKAALLGAIAEIDGATVDAVEPTPHRADLVSKTTKDLPVTVHTVDGRQSGLDGGYDRVLVDAPCTGLGALRRRPEARWRRLPSDVAALVTLQKELLAAAIDLVRPGGVVLYSTCSPHLSETTAVVADAVRRFGVEPLDTRELVPGVPQLGDGTSVQLWPHRHGTDAMFMAALRKPM; encoded by the coding sequence ATGACAGAACCCGACAGGCCCCGTAAGCGCGAGTCCGGTCAGCCGAGAAAGTTCGTGAAGAAGTCGCCGGGCGCCCGCGGTCCCAAAGGAAACCGGCCTCCGCAGGGCGCGGGGCCCCGCGGCGTCGATGCGATCGATCCGGCACGCCGCGCGGCCCGTGACGTACTGAAGGCGGTCCGCGAGCGTGATGCCTACGCCAACCTGGTGCTGCCCGGCTTGCTGCGAGAGCGGAAGCTGGACTCGCGCGATGCCGCGCTGGCCACCGAACTCGCGTACGGCGCGTCCCGCGCACGTGGGGTGCTCGACGCGGTGATCGCCCACGCGGCCGGGCGGCTTGCTGCAGAAATAGACGGGCCTCTGCTCGACATTCTGCGCCTCGGCTCCTACCAGCTGCTCCGGACCCGGGTGGCACCGCACGCGGCCGTCGCCACGTCGGTGGATCTGGCCCGGTCCGAATTCGGCACCGGCAAGGCCGGTTTCGTCAATGCGGTGCTGCGGCGCGTGTCCGAACGCACGGCGGCGCAGTGGGTCGACGAGCTGGCGCCACCAGCAGCGTCCGATCCGGTCGGCCACCTTGCCTTCGAGTACGCACATCCCAAGTGGATCGCGCAGGCCTTTGCCGACGCACTCGGTGCCGATGCCGGTGAACTCGCTGCCGTGCTCGAAGCCGACGACGCACGGCCCTCGGTTCACCTGGTCGCGCGGCCCGGAGAGATCTCGGCCGAAGAACTGGCGCTGGTCACCGGGGGAGAGGAAGGACCTTATTCCCCGTACGCCGTGCACCTCGACGGCGGCGATCCCGGCAAACTCGACGCCGTACGTGACGGGCTGGCCGGTGTTCAGGACGAGGGCAGTCAACTCGTCGGACGGGCGCTCACCCTGGCACCACTCGTCGGTGCGGACGGTGGTCGATGGCTGGATCTGTGCGCCGGCCCGGGAGGTAAAGCCGCGCTGCTCGGTGCCATCGCCGAGATCGACGGTGCCACAGTCGACGCCGTCGAGCCGACGCCGCACCGCGCCGACCTGGTGTCCAAGACGACCAAGGACCTGCCGGTGACGGTGCACACCGTCGACGGCAGGCAATCCGGACTCGACGGTGGCTACGACCGCGTACTCGTGGACGCGCCGTGCACCGGGCTCGGCGCTCTACGTCGTCGGCCCGAGGCGCGCTGGCGGCGACTGCCGTCCGACGTCGCAGCCTTGGTGACGCTGCAGAAAGAGTTGCTGGCAGCGGCGATCGACCTGGTGCGCCCCGGTGGCGTGGTGCTGTATTCGACGTGCTCGCCGCATCTGTCCGAAACCACGGCTGTCGTCGCCGACGCGGTCCGCCGATTCGGCGTCGAGCCGCTCGATACACGCGAACTCGTGCCGGGCGTGCCGCAGCTGGGCGACGGTACGTCCGTGCAACTGTGGCCACACCGACACGGCACCGATGCAATGTTCATGGCGGCGCTACGCAAACCGATGTGA